A section of the bacterium SCSIO 12696 genome encodes:
- the tsaA gene encoding tRNA (N6-threonylcarbamoyladenosine(37)-N6)-methyltransferase TrmO: MSTHCFGTIGIVHSPYREKFAIPRQPGLVPGGKGRIELLPPYNHPDTVRDLQQFSHIWVLFVFHETLAQGWKPLVRPPRLGGNRKTGVFATRSTFRPNPLGMSVVALEQVLAEEGVISLQISGHDLLDQTPVVDIKPYVPYADSLPETSAGFASEPPSASIEVQFACEAEEQLHEKEAQYAGLREFICQLLSQDPRPAYRHNQAADAGREYGVKLYDFNVVWTVTADGFHVLRIEQM; the protein is encoded by the coding sequence TTGAGCACTCATTGCTTCGGCACCATCGGCATTGTTCACTCCCCATACCGGGAGAAATTTGCCATACCCAGGCAACCAGGGCTGGTGCCTGGAGGCAAAGGGCGCATAGAGTTGTTGCCACCTTACAACCACCCGGACACAGTGCGAGACTTGCAACAGTTCAGCCATATCTGGGTATTGTTTGTGTTCCACGAAACCCTCGCTCAGGGGTGGAAGCCATTGGTACGGCCACCACGCTTGGGAGGCAACCGCAAGACCGGCGTATTTGCCACTCGCTCAACATTCCGCCCCAACCCATTGGGCATGTCTGTAGTCGCGCTGGAGCAAGTATTGGCAGAGGAGGGCGTTATTTCACTGCAAATCAGTGGTCATGACTTGCTTGATCAAACACCCGTGGTGGACATAAAACCTTACGTCCCTTATGCCGACAGCTTGCCGGAAACATCAGCAGGTTTTGCCAGCGAACCGCCAAGCGCCAGCATTGAAGTGCAATTTGCCTGTGAAGCGGAAGAGCAGCTTCACGAAAAAGAGGCGCAATATGCTGGGCTGAGGGAATTTATTTGCCAATTATTGTCTCAAGACCCCAGGCCGGCTTATCGGCACAACCAAGCTGCCGACGCAGGCAGGGAATACGGTGTAAAACTTTACGATTTCAATGTGGTTTGGACAGTCACAGCTGACGGCTTCCACGTGCTACGAATTGAACAAATGTGA